The region CCGGCGGCTGAGCTCTGTCCCCCCTCTCTCCGGCCGTGTGTCTGTAAATCACCGTGCCCGAGCCCCTGGGGACTGCGGGCACCGCGCTGTGGCTATGGAGGCTCTgggtgctcctgccctgggcctCGGGACAAGCGGGTGCctgtgagccctgctgaggcaggaggggacagggcagggaggaccCTTTGTTAAGGACTGTGAAGTGAAATGTCCCCACAGTCCCTCCCTGAGACCTTCGTGTTCAACTCCAGAGGCACTCCCCCAGTGGAACCCCAGTGGGTGGGATGAGGTGGAGTGCGTTCTCATTTATCCTGGTGCAGAAAAAGCCTCCTGCCTTGCTTtgcctttccctccttccctccccttcctcctacccccttccccttctctccccGTGCCGTgccccgcgggccgggccgggccgggccgggccgggcggggccgggcggagTCTCTCTCTCCCCGGCGGGAGCGTTTCTCTCCGGGCAGGATCCGCCGCTGCTCGccggagctgcagcaggagccgcCTTCGGAGCGGGAGCCGGAGCCTGGCAGCGCCGCAGGTACGGGGGTGCGGGCAGGTGGGACTGGCACGGCACGGGCAGGGCACGCAGGGCACAGAAGGGCACggacagggcacagcagggcacgggcagggcaggcagggcacgggcagggcacagaagggcacagcaggacacagcagggcacagcagggcacagaagggcacagacagagcacaGACAGGGCACGGCATCTGCCGCCTCTCCCCCACGGCATCgtgtcccccagccccgagGTGCCGGGGCAGGACGGCGGCACAGCCGCGGTCCCCGGGCAGGGGGTCCCCGCTCCCCGGCCCCTCGGTTCCCTTCAGCTGAAGGATAATCCGTGACTCAGCACGAGGTGTGGATGGGGGGACACACGAGGCTCCCCAGAAACGAGGTGGGTCCTGGCTGACCCGACCCCACCGTGTCCCCGTGACCGGCGGGACACCCGGTTGTGGCTTCCTTTATCAGTTCCTGTAACAAACAGTAGCAATTAATAGGGAAGTTTTTCCCTAGGCTTTTATCCAGTGCCTTTTAAAGCATGCTGTAAATCCTGCGGGTAATTGAAGGAGCCTTTAGCAAAGGCTCTGGAAGGAGCCCAAGGTGAAAGCTGGACCCGGCCACAGGAGTGTctctggagagagcagcaggggacTGGGGGGACTCTGGCTAGGGGAGGGATGGAGCGGGCTGCCCCACCTCCCCTCTGCCTTTTCCCTGCAGGATGGACCTCCCTCACCTCACAAGTCCCACCGACCTCCCCAAGCACATCCTGGATATCTGGGTCATCGTGTTGATCATCCTGGCCACCATCCTCATCATGACAGCGCTGCTGCTGTGCCCGGCCACGGCCGTCATCATCTATCGAGTGCGGACACACCCCACGCGCAACGGCATCGTGTGAGCCACGGGCACGGGGGCACGGCCAGCTCGCTGGGCTGGGGGCCACAGCCatggcaccctgtgccaggcaccTTCACACGGcaccctgagagctgcagcctggccaggagctggggtgAGCCAGCCCAgacctgctcctgcagctggctcTCGCTGGGTACCCACTGCTCATCTTCCCACTGAGCTTATGGGGACTGTGGGGGAAATGCCAGCatgggcagcagtggggagaGGTGTGACTTTGAGGACACGTCCAGCTGGGAATATCTCACTCTATGAGAGAGGCAGGCTGATCTGTCCTTCACTGGTGACACTGTCTCCTCCCAGGCAAGCAGCAAGGAGTGGAAATACCTGACAAAGCTCTCCTTTGGAGCCCAGCTGTCAAGGtggctggggaaaaaagagtCAAAGCAAGATGGATGTGGCTTCTGGTTGTGCATTTAGTGCTTGGCTAAAAGCAACGGTGACAAAGCTTGTGCTGGCTGCACAGCAGATGTGCAGCTGGCACCAGCTTCTCCTCTACCCAGTATCTGCAGAAATGGTAGGAAAATCCTGCAGGACTCTTGGTTCCTCTGGGTCTTGTGGGGCAGAGGAGTGTGTGCAGTTCCTGCCAGCCCTCCTGTCTGCATGCTGGCTGCACTCCCCACTCCTGAGAGTGAGAGCTCCCACTGTTTGCCCAGcacaccagccctgctggggagtCTGTGTGTGCCTCACCTGGGCAGGcaaagcaggaggagcaggtTTGTGCCCAGCCAGTGGCAAGGGATCATGTAAGCTCTTGTACTGCCCTTTGTTATGAAATAAATGGACTTTATCCTTCATGTGAATGTGTcatgcagctctgtccacactGCAGGTGCTGTCTGGCTCTGCAGGATCTGGGATACTTTGCAGCCTCTCCAGAaagtctccctgctctgccctcgtGCCCTGCCTTGCCTCAAGGTccctggagcccagcaggaagctcactgccagcccagccccactctCCAGGAGGGCAAACCTCAGTCTGGAGCCCGTGGGTGGGAAGGATCCCTCAGGACTTTCCGACAGTGCTTGTGGCTGTTTTTATCCCACTCGGGTGACTGGCACTACTTCCCTCACCCCAGCCTCGTGCCTGGTCAgtgtggcaggagccctggggctgaAACGGTGTCTTGGTGACTCACAGCAAGGAAGGTCACAAAATGAGCAGCATGAGTCAGGAAGGATGTGGGGAAACACTACCGTGATGCTGGTGGGAATTGTTTAAATCcaattttctgtgctgaaaggagCAACCAGCCCTGCAGTGTTGGAAACCTTGTGTGACTTGATCCACAACATCCAGATTTTGCATTGGGTGGTGGGgccagaggggcaggaggttcCCAGGGAAGCAGGACCTTGGGCAAACCCTTCCCACCTTAAGGAGGGAGCCTAGCACAGGGATACAGACCCTGGGAGCAGAAGTGCCTGCACTGGAGCCACTGGCTGTGGttgtgctgggaaggagcagacaCTTATTCTTTGCCCAGCCAAACAAAACATATTTCTGTTTTGAGCTGTCAactctctcttcccctctcaaGTTCCAGAGTTTGAGACAAATAACCAGagttattttcctgtttttcttcctaTCTCCCTCCCTTGCTGGcatggtgcagcagcagctggaggacaTTACAGATGTGCAGGGTGGGAGcagtcctggctctgctctcctccatgCTCCACCCCAACATTGCTTCCCTGGGGACAATGTGGGgacagccagcagcaccaggaattAGAGCTGAGCAGCTTTGCTATGAGAGGAATAGGGGAGAGGCCACAAACCTTGGAGTGGTTTGGAAAGGAAGCATGGTTTGGAGCAAAACATGAGGAAAAGCATGGAACACCTTCCCCCCATCCATGCAACCATCCATGATTGCTGTTCCCACCTCTGCCTTCCCCTTgtcaagagcagcagagggaattGAGAGATTTCCTTTATTGGTATGAATTTTCTGGGAAGTTTCAAACCCAT is a window of Ammospiza caudacuta isolate bAmmCau1 chromosome 16, bAmmCau1.pri, whole genome shotgun sequence DNA encoding:
- the SMIM3 gene encoding small integral membrane protein 3, which codes for MDLPHLTSPTDLPKHILDIWVIVLIILATILIMTALLLCPATAVIIYRVRTHPTRNGIV